GCTCAaggagttttgaaaattttcactttaatttaGTACAACTCCTGAAAACATAATTTCGGaaagaattaattgtttttttttttcaattagaaAAAGTGGACTAACTTCTTAGTATCCTTAATAGCTGGAATTATTACGATCTTGTTCAGGGTTTCCATAATTCTTAGAGATAGGGCTTTACTGCCTAAATCCTTCTTAGTTCAACGGAACGGATAAGCAAGAGCGATTCTCCGCTTTTTCTTTGAACTGATGTTATTGTTCAAGGTTATAGTGGAACCGAAATAAACAAACTttaacaacgacaaaaaaatgtattcaaatagTAGACCTGAATTGCCtcttaattaaacaaaaaaatgtattttttgtttcattttcagGCTACAATGTAACTATTTTAGCCTATGGCCAGACTGGATCCGGAAAAACCTATACAATGGGTACAACTTTTGATGGAAATCCAAACGAGAACATGGGTGTCATTCCAAGAGCTATGACTGATATTTTTCAAACCATCGAAAAgaaatcaaaagaatttgattttaaagttACGTGTTCTTTCATGGAACTCTATCAGGAGCAATTATTTGATTTGCTATCATCGGcatcaagagaacaatcaattATTGATATGCGTGAAGATCGCAATGGCATAATAATGCCCGGATTAACAGAACAAAAAGTAACCACTGCCAAAGAGACTACTGATTGCTTGATGCGTGGTTCATCTGGTCGTGCTGTTGCTTCGACAGCTATGAATGAACAATCAAGTCGTTCTCATGCTATATTTACTTTAACTATTCAATCAAGTAGCAAAAATGAAGTGTAAGTTTTCTTCTATAAAGTTcatcaaattaaattattcaatattttgttaCTTTACAGGAAAAATGTCTTTTCATCAAAGTTTCATTTGGTCGATTTGGCTGGATCAGAACGATCAAAGAAAACCAAAGCTACTGGTGATCGATTTAAAGAAGGTGTTAAAATCAATCAGGGTCTTTTGGCTCTTGGCAATGTTATATCCGCTTTAGGAAGTAAGAGGGTTGAGAatacttttttgtaatatttatttatgtattcaATTTCAGCTAATCAAGGCTCTGGATATGTTGGCTATCGTGATTCTAAACTAACAAGACTGCTCCAGGACTCATTGGGTGGTAACTCAGTTACTCTCATGATTGCCTGTGTTAGTCCAGCTGATTATAATGTTGGTGAAACACTAAGCACTCTGCGTTATGCAGATCGTgctcgaaaaattaaaaacaagccGATTGTTAACCAAGATCCACATGCTGCTGAAATTAATCATCTTAAAGGAATTATTCAGAAACTTCGCATGGAGATTTTGAATAAGAGTTGTGGGGTAATGAGTAGTTCGATGGAGGGTAGTAGTAGTTTTGAAGGATTCAAAAAGGATACAACGTCGATTCCTTACAATGAATTGATGGAAAAATACCGTCAACTGCAGGTGCAGTTTCAAAATACACTACATGATGTAGCCGATAATGAAATGCGAGCTCATATTGCCGAAGCTGCTTATGATAAACTCAAACTCAAGACTGAAGAAGTTACACAACAAGTTATTGAATTGTCTGATGAAATGAAAGAAGACAATTGTCCTCCAGAATTTGTAGATCATGTTAAAAAGCTTGGAAGTATACGAAAGTTAATTGAAGATCTTGGTATTGAATTCCAAAAATCTCATGATGAAATAGAAGATAACAAAAGAAATCGATCTATATTGCCATTAGAATCTGATTCAGAGCAATGCAATGAGCAGAGTGAAGTTATGCAACAGCATACTGAAGCATTCACATCCAAACAAATAGATTTGAATGATCAATTGCGTCGCATAAATCGTGAATTAACTTTAAaagaagaacttcatcaacgtGTAGCTGtgaatttaacaaaattctATACTCTAGATGAGAATATCGAAGAAAAGTACAAAGattgtgaaaacaaaattaaagcttTGGAAGCTGAAAAATCTGATTTGGTAGAAAAATTGAAACACGTCAAAGAAAATGTGTCAGCAAAACTTGCCGAAGAGAGACGTAAACGGCTACAAGCTCTTGAACAAGAAATAACCGATATGAAACGTAAAAATGTTCAACAAGCTAAACTGCTGAAAGTACGTGAAAAAGAatcggaaaaaattaaaaatcttcaaaatgaTATTCAGGCAATGAAAGAGAGTAAAGTCAAACTTATACGAGCTATGCGTACAGAGAGTGAAAACTTTAGGCAATTTAAGTTGAGCAGAGAGAAGGAAGTGATGCAACTTAAGAATAAAGATCGTAAAATGCAAAATGAAATGGCACGGAAAGAATCATTGCATAATAAACAGAGAAATGTATTGAAACGTAAATGTGAAGAAGCATTGGCTATTAATAAGAGGTAagttaaatatcttttaaatattGATATTATCTAGGTCCAGTCCATCGAAAAAAGCTTTCGAATTAGAAGGTCACAAGATGTGACTTCAAAATCTAGAACCGGACACGCAGTTCTAGAGAATTGATAGTAAACcgagtaaaagtttttatagtaGTCCTTGGACTTTTATTCCGAAAGTTCGTTAGGTGGTCGATTTTCGCAGGCTAATAgattatgaaattgatgtatttAAGTGTAGACTTTTGATTTTTGAGTTGATCAAggaattttcaagaaaaaagaacgAAAATAAGGTTTTTGGTTAGTgatgattgaaataaaaaaaaagaagtttaggaCTAACATCTTTTATCTGGGTGCATACTTTCATAATCATTCATCAGAGATCAAAGGTCAAACGTCTCGActaaaaaaaacccttaaaagtaccGTTATCTTGGTAAGCACTTGCCTACTTATGCTTTTCTTTTCTCTTTCAGTAAACACAGAAATAGCACATATTTAAAGTGCATTCCTTCATTCcttattatttaattaagaagtGTTTGAAAAAGAGATGgcagaaaatttaaatgaaaggaaaaagaGAATTATTTTTGATCTTCACAGTCCCCCTAGAAAATATTTAGAAATATGTTAGAGTTAAGAAAAGATTGggaagcaaaatttaaaaaatcaatcgaTCTTTAGACCGTTATCAAAGAAAGTGTGGTAGACCACAAAGAATATGCCATACGTAAGCTGAAAGTTTTCCAAAGAGgtgacaggtttttttttttttctttaaaaaatcgtgGGCAACCAACAGAGCAATAATTTGACAGTACTCAATTTACTGGAAATTGTAATTTAAGCtaagcaaagtttttttttaccattttaagAATGTGTGCTGTTCTTTGCCCACATGAAATAAGgtcatttcttcaaaatataatttttacttgctttgTGGGGCAATTATTAGTTTCATGTCGAAAAAAACTATCTGTGCTACTGTCTGTGGTTTAACCATCTTAGCTGTCGCCCTcgagtttttgttatttgtattGTTAAGGGTACTTTTCATTTgttaacaattatttttaaagaccctttattttgttgctttttttgtcGACACATTTTCGTTTCAAACAGATTTTTAGTTTAACATAACCTCTGTTCCTATGGTTTAATTCTTATCTTAAATTTATCTACTATTATAGATTAAAAGATGCATTAGAACGTCAAAAAGTTGCTCAATCTCagcgaaataaaaaca
This DNA window, taken from Episyrphus balteatus chromosome 2, idEpiBalt1.1, whole genome shotgun sequence, encodes the following:
- the LOC129910086 gene encoding chromosome-associated kinesin KIF4 translates to MSADSDCVRVAIRIRPLVKTEIERGCQSTIERIPGQPQLTVNKTDGFTFNYVFDPNDSQDVLYKDAVYEMTDKLFKGYNVTILAYGQTGSGKTYTMGTTFDGNPNENMGVIPRAMTDIFQTIEKKSKEFDFKVTCSFMELYQEQLFDLLSSASREQSIIDMREDRNGIIMPGLTEQKVTTAKETTDCLMRGSSGRAVASTAMNEQSSRSHAIFTLTIQSSSKNEVKNVFSSKFHLVDLAGSERSKKTKATGDRFKEGVKINQGLLALGNVISALGTNQGSGYVGYRDSKLTRLLQDSLGGNSVTLMIACVSPADYNVGETLSTLRYADRARKIKNKPIVNQDPHAAEINHLKGIIQKLRMEILNKSCGVMSSSMEGSSSFEGFKKDTTSIPYNELMEKYRQLQVQFQNTLHDVADNEMRAHIAEAAYDKLKLKTEEVTQQVIELSDEMKEDNCPPEFVDHVKKLGSIRKLIEDLGIEFQKSHDEIEDNKRNRSILPLESDSEQCNEQSEVMQQHTEAFTSKQIDLNDQLRRINRELTLKEELHQRVAVNLTKFYTLDENIEEKYKDCENKIKALEAEKSDLVEKLKHVKENVSAKLAEERRKRLQALEQEITDMKRKNVQQAKLLKVREKESEKIKNLQNDIQAMKESKVKLIRAMRTESENFRQFKLSREKEVMQLKNKDRKMQNEMARKESLHNKQRNVLKRKCEEALAINKRLKDALERQKVAQSQRNKNKPNTNASKLEQITSRVDEELDIIGSLIDAEISLEQLMEDRTIISCRIKALTDANDTSNKEELAELDEALQLRNAQITDLQQKVVSTDIESRIKNITETIQSLPEARAILKHLFTALSDIRRDFSSKLQEQKTARESAEEKLELNEKQMQQFIKEHEEQVVRSESVYEGKIAVLLRELHNASKINHGQTTQELEERFKIQEEALNKIEDLREELEMYRELCNELEQKMSNKGNKKKIVKKIEEEFDTIEELSSSDEEVFDKDDPENDPDWKKTPHVKRIHRSRNSKDKSVELQESMVKSLNGTKRSSDGTIKCYCKSGCKGRCGCKSNQAYCSSKCKCGDACVNRKMPDSNDSDSFEEKENIKTEKIEDDLSETITLSKPTDLTSILQTPKMARLSELTFNVPSAKKKFFN